The DNA window CTGCACCAATCCCTGCAGAACATTGCAATTTATACTACAGGGAAACTGTGATAGAATGCAACAGCAGCCAGAGTTGAGCTTTCTGCTTATGTTGTCACTGTTGGCTCAGTCATGGCCAATTTTAGCTCTTTTTCAGCTGAGTTTAAAGAATCTTTGACATATTATGTGGAATATTATGCAGGAAAATGTGGATTCAGTGATACAGAGGGTCTCTGCTGAAGTCTGCTGTCTACCAGCCTGTACCCGAGGTTTAACAATTTAATCAGAATCAAGAAAGCATGCAATCAGTGCTGTTTTTGATCCTGGATGTGATAGACTGTGATTATTTGAGGTATATTACATCATCAAAGGCCTGATTTCTCAGAAGTTCTTCTGAAGTAATTGTTGTCTTTGAGGATTATAAATATCCATCCTGCGCAGCTTACTTCCAGATTTTTTAGGGTGGTTTAATTCACTCCTGTCGTATGTTATACGCACATGCTGCTTCTATAGATCATGTAGGTCAGAGAGCTGATGTTAGCACGTTATTATTTCTGGATGTCAGAGCAGCAATAATAATCCAAAGggctgaaaagtaaaaaaaaagtatttcattttattttatccttatTTAGCCAGGTAGGTCAACTGATAAGTCTGTTGTCATTACCAGTGACAGCCTGGGGGAGTGATAGTGGCTAAAAAATACATGGGATTGCATAATACCCCTCTTGTAAGATGAAGAGATATGAATAGTTGGCTATATGTAGATGGCCAGGTCTAGTCAGATTTGTGGGATGCAGAAGTTGACGCTTTGTGAAAGTGCCAGTGTGAAAGAGTCTTTCATGACCACAATGTGCCAGGACCTTGGTGTAATGTTGAATACAATGGGCAAAATTGATTATTAATCTATTGTTAAAAAGAAAGTGGTCcaagtttaatatttttttaaccaccAATAAGCATTTCTTTGATTTATGAAATGTCTATCGGTGtacttttgtttaaatttaacAGTTATAACGTTTAGaccaatataatttcaaatagATATTgtggagatttttaaaaacaaaaaagtattttggttttctttacaatacatttatacatcTAAGGATTTGATGGCTTGGCTGTGTACATCAATACTGGTTCACTTATAGATTAGATCactgtcagacctgggtcaaaaacgtatttgttttggattcaaataattttctacactttactgatcttgtctggtgttttggtaccaatgaaatactctcaaaaagtgcaaaccccgccttctggtcatattggcaggctcagttactccaggcaagatcaacagagcacagaaaagtatttgaatccaaagcaaatacatatttgaccccgGTCTGCTCACGGTGAAACATTTCATACAGGGACACAAAAACAGTCTTCAGTTGTCATTCATGCgtttatcaagaaatgtagctaaaatgtcagattttgAAATATTAGGGTTTATGAAgaaattaaggccagaagttgacGTGAAAACCAGAAACCGATACGGCCCTCATTGTGCACTTCTGGCTTACAGTATTTcacaataaacacaatggaGTGATATATGTTTAGTTTTCTTTATTAATCGGCAGATAAATACACCTAGTAGGTGCTTCAACATTAACTTACATGGCATATgtattgtcatttatttatatagttatGTGCTTTTGAAGTATACAGAGCAGAAACATATCAAAAAGCGTACGGTTGCACATAAAATTACAATGCTCActttattttccctttaaaGCGATTATATACATTATGAACATTTATCTCCCTTCATTGTTATGACAGTGCCTttctcgtttaaaaaaaaaatcatttctttttaaaattaagctCTTGCTTGCATTGGGTTTCTTGTTGGCGCTAGTATTATAAATTGCATGTGTAGCCTGTAATGGTCGAATAACTCCTCGTGGCCTGGTTTTCCAGAAAAAATGTTAACTGATGAGATAACAGAAATGATAAAATTTGGGGTACAATTTATTGCactgtcacattttatttttattctattgCCAGTTTTGTATACTTCACATGAGTGTTTGTAATCTTCAGTAACTTTTTCCTGTACCATAGAGCAATTATAATacatttcactaattattttgGAAACTAGCTTTCAGGAGCTGTCATGTGACAGACAGGCAATGTTCATGTGACAGTGTTCTTGCAGAAATACATTCACAGTGTAGGATATAGGCCAGTGGAAAGTCAAACAGACCATTCAAGCTATTTCAAGCTATTTTCATATACTTATGTATATGATATGTCATCTACAATGGCACTAGCTGATTCGAtgattttgtcttattttttactatattttatgtacattgttttctgtttgctaCTTCTGTTTTCCACAGACAAAAGAACTGGTAAAGCATGTTAATTTAGATTTCTTAAACTTCCCTTTTGTTAATTCATGCAATatttctttctaaaaaaaaaagaggacaggACCCCTTTCACCTGTACATTCAAGTTGGCTCGATCAGTAAATATATGGTGGGCCAGGAAAGTTTTGGAATAGTGGTTCAACCAGGAAAAAACTCATTCCCAGGTGTACGTGGTCACTTCTCAAGCTATGCATGGAAAATATTTCCATAATCATCACACAATATTTCAGatcacacatacatttttagtaTGGTTTCATATTACTGTTTATGATAACACCTTCTATGAGACCTTAGAGTTGCATAATTCCTTTATAAGCACTACATAGTACCTTCATACACACTACATAGAAATTCATAAACGTTTAAATCGATAACCACAAAGACATATGGTATGTCACTTTGTATGTCATGGTAACATCACCTCCTGCATCAGTAGGCATACTGTAACACCCAATATGCCTATTTGTGACTATTGACATAAgaatttatgaatgtttatgtattacattcaggcatttagcagatgcttttatccagagcaacctaCACGGCTTATACAGCATTTTACAtaccatccatttacacagctggatatttaatgaagcaattCGGATTAAGTAtcatgctcaagggtacaatggcagcaccCTACTTGGGAATTCGGCCTACAGCCTCAGAGTACAATTCCAGTTCCCTGTTATGCTGGACTGCTGCCCTGCGTACTGCGTCTAAAGGAGTTATAACACTCTTGTGAAGGATCGTTCATAGAAAGTGTTAACCAGTTGTCTTTAAGCATACCTTAGATGTAATCGTGATTCTCAATGAGACTGACATGGAGGTAATGGATATGACTGTATCAGAAACCAGCTTGCAGAGTGAAAATGGAAAGAtttgatgaaaatatttgttttcctgcATGCACCCATTCTTGCAAAGTCTGCTCTACTGAAAGGGACTGGGTCTCCAGAACAGTTGAGAATCACTGTTTTTAGAAGTACCACAAAAGTAAACTTTTAGATGCtcaaaaaagtatatttataataatatacagtcttgttcattgttcatttataatatgcttattttttcattatttctgtccATGCTCTTTGTTGCAGGAAGTATACACAACACAGTTCAGTGGCAAGGTTCAAGTGAGTCAGTATCTCTTACACGACAcaaaggcagacagacagacagacagatatataGATACCAGACCGCTTCCTATAGTACAGACACGCTTAACGTTAGCAATGAGGGGAAGAGCTGAACACTGCAAGGCACACTCAATAATCCATCAGGCTTTCTATAACAAAGGTGCAGTTTCTACAGcatatgaataaaaacacaccTTATCGACCACGCATATTAACTTTCTTGCAAATTTAATTTGCTTAATCTCCATCTCCATACATAATGGAAGCCCTCATGCTGAAGAAACACATTGTGACTACCGTCCTTGTAACCTGAATTTCCCTCTCTATTTGGCACAAATGCACAGTGGCTTCGTTATAAAGACAGCTATGAAGAATTGCCAGGGGAGAACTAATGGTGGCTATTGCTGGAGTCAGGGTCGAATGCATCAGGCACCTCCTCCCATGTAATGGCACTAATGTTATGGTTGCTTCCTTCATCTCACACATTTATAGCAGCATGTTGCTGGTTTCTTAGCTTACCGCACACCAGGAGCTAAAACTGAGAGGTCTGCGTAAAGGATATTGCGTCGCTCTTGTCAACCGTGAAGCCCCCATTGACGTAGGACTTCTTCTCGCACTCCTCGTCATCCATGGTGGTCTCCAGGGCGAATGGGTTGACAACATCTACATCTGATGTCAGGTCCATCCTCTCCAACTCCTTCTTGGAGAGTTTCTGAACTATTCCAGCTCCGTAGGCATCACCCAACACGTTGATCATGGTGCGGAAACGATCTCTGATGGAATCGGAATGGGGTAGACTGTGAGAGTGtgacatcttgttttttttttgtttttttagcttttttccaGATATAAGTACATGTAATAATATTGTAAAAAGTGATATAAAAAGGAGAGCACTTACAGCAACCAGTCTACAGCAACAATAAGAGTGACATCATTGGCTGGTAggcccactgcagtcaggactaTCACCATGGTTACCAGCCCAGCATTGGGAACTCCTGCAGCTCCAAtgcttgctgctgttgctgttatgCTGCAACCAAAACAATCAGAATACAGCCTCACACCAAAATAATAACCAGCCCAGCCTAGTCATGGCTACCTAAAATAAGATAATCATTATATGAGGGAATATTCTTTTCACATTCCAGGGCATTGTTGACGTTTAACGTAGGTAAATATGAGGCAAACATTCCTGACTTTTGGATCAATGGATGCCAGCCTTCTGCTATTAATCATTGATAGTAATCCGTCGTATTGCCTACTGTACGTTGTTGGCTATTCTATGCTATTGGCCATCATTTTTCCTGATGCATTAGTTAATTAAAGCCTCCATCCACATCATTACGGCAGTGTGCTGAAGCACTTCCGAAGTTCTTTGAAATGTTGATTTAGAAGCCCTTTTAGACAAATTTGATATTATTTGGCATTAATCAAGTAAATGAGCTTCTAAGGCAGGTGTGTCAAGCTCCAGTCCCGGAGGACCGCAGTGCCTTCTGGTTTTCGGAGTGTTTCAGCATgagtgattaatttaagtcattgattggctaaagtcCATTCACCTTGTTCTCAAGCCCTTAAtttgctgctgattgaaaggaaaccacaaatagcTCCAGACACCGTGGCTCTCCAGAACTGAAGTTGTCAGTCCTAAGGAAAACACTTGAATGGTATGATTGCATCTCCAGGGCTGTCTTGGTGTGGTCTGAACCCATATAAAGCCACCCATGCTGCCAGGCTTAGCCACACAGTAGGTCTCGAGGCGTACCTGATGGTAACTATCTGGCCCACGTCCAGGGTGTAGTCATTTAACTGCGCGATGAATATGGCTGCCACCGCCTCGTACAGTGCCGTGCCGTCCATGTTGATGGTGGCTCCGACTGGGAGCACAAAGCGTGTGATCCTCTTGTCGATCCTGTTGTTCTCCTCCGCGCATCTGAATGTCACTGGGAGCGTTGctgagctggaaaaaaaaatgtaaccggCTACGTGAGTATATACAAAGGCAACGGCTTTGCCAAGAAGGGAGGTCTTTCTGTGaaaaagttttgtttcattattgtgGCCTGAAGAAATGAAGGCATTCAGCTTAGAATTGTGGCTCCGGCACAATGCCTCTGATGTCAAAAAACTGAGACATGACACACTTGACAGTGAATCATCGAACTGTTGATGGCTTTCCTATCTGTTCCACCACAGTGGCCTTTCGTGAAATCTCATGAGCCACATTATTTATATGTTCCCATTTAGTCAAATTGAAGTTTCAGAGCATTGACTGTGTATGGAGCAATGAGTGACAATGGACCCCAATCCTACAGCTCAGTGAAGTGTCCAGTGTGGAGGTGTGTCGAATTACCTGGAGGATATCATAAGAGCGGTCACCAACGCCTGGACCATCCCCCAGGCGAATGTGAAGGGGTTCTTCCTCACAAATGCAAAGTAGATGACTGGGAGGCACACCATGGAGTGGATGGCAAGTCTGAAGAGTGAAGAAGaaagaattatttaaaattctcTGGGTTGCACTCCCTTAACAAAATACCGATGTTACTATTTTAAGAGCATTATTTAATGGTGACAGTATAGATGTTCTGTTGTAGCTTGTGTGGAGTGTTGGATACCTGCCTGAAACTGAATGTATTGTAGTATTTCCAGTTAAGTCAGAACAAATGTTTTGCATATAGGCCATAagaatgaacacattttctaCCAAGTATTGTGAATTAATTCGATTTTAAGCTTTTTACAATGCTGGCGAAAAAAAGGAATTTCCACTAATTTCTCATACACAGTAAGCTAATGTGGCAGTATTCACTTTTGGGTTGTTTATGATCTCAACGTGTGTAAGTAAGTTCTGATACACTGGGGCAActtaatttaactttaatttaatttaaatttcatttgctgATTTTGCCACTTAAACAGGGAATCGCACTCGTGTAAATCTGTGATTTTGTGTAGagagaaacaaattaaatccTGGCCCACGCATACAAATTGTATGTTTGAAAAATCTTGTGAAACCAATCAAATGATTGGGGAAAATTGCTACATCAGAGATTCCAAACTGTTGCCAAGGTTCCGCATCTGACTCCACAGAACCTATTGTTGTTCTGCCAGTAGCGTCTTACACTCAGATTTAGGAGCTGCGAGGAACCGATGCAAGGTTCAATTACAGCCTCCGCTGGCATGGGCTGTTGTAAATCTCGAGTGAGAAGGCACCTTTTTATCTGCTCTGGAACAGGGCCTGGCCTTGCAGAGGCTGACCGCCACGTGGGACTCGGGTGCCAGTGATAAATTCACCTTTCTTTTAATTGAGTACAGCAATAGCGTAGCTCACCCGCTCAGCACGGTCACCATGTAGAGCCCCAGCTTCCTGAAGATATCCCAGTCTTCCACCTCAATTATTTTGGCAGCGATTAAGAACAGTATTCCCACTGGCATGtaactgcaaaaataatgataatggtTTCTGTCAGGCAGAGGAAATGTAGCTCACATGAAGACAGTTCCCCATGACTGAATAATCATATTAGAGCAGGGATGCTGATGGCCGATATGACCTACTTGTATGAACATGTAATTACAGCTGTCAGTGACCGGACAGGCAGCAGgtatttttcattatatttagTATTAATTGTGAATTCAGCCAAGACAAATATCCCATTTTAGTTCCTTACTTACATGGAGGAAGACCCAATAAATTTGGAAAGACATACCACATGATAATCTGAACTATTTTCATGGTTGCTTCATTCAAGGCGTCAAAAAACTCCACCAATACGCGTCCCTTCTCCCCCATCTTTCCAATGACAAGCCCAAACACCAGGCAAAAGACGATGAGGCCCAGAACATTGGTCCCATCAGAGTACAGTCCCACAACCTTGTAATCCAGGGTTTTGTTCTGAGAATAGAGAGAAGGAAAACCAAAGGAATACTCATTACTGAAGGTGTGGTTCCCTGGTCATCAGAAGAGCCATGGAAATGTATTATAGTCACAAACACCATGTTGTATGGAAACATTAAGACCATTCTGCCAGCTTAACAAATCTATAATAGCAGactaaatatcacaaataattTCTTTCCACTTCTGATATCTCAGCCAATATGACTTTGGAGCTCAACAAATATGGACGTAATCAGAGACTTTCGTACATTAGTTCAGATCTTTGGGTCTACTTTTCTATCAAGGGGAGTGCGTAACCTTTAGAGAGTGCCATACTTACCTCCTGTGGAATGGTTGTCATGACAGCTGTGACGGTTGTTATTGTTGTGGCATTTCCCTCAGATTTCGCGTCAATCTCTATCTCTTTACGCTTTGTCTTGTACTGCAATTGaaacattacagcacagctcacattATGTCTTTTGACTGAAACAGGGATTTAAGGTCTTTTTCTGGTGCATAGCAGTAAGCATTGGGATCATCAACATCAATGTGAAGGACCTTACCTGCTGAAAACAGGCCTGGACAAGATTCTCAGGAAACATATTcctataaatgataaatgtaatacaattaagaactatatatatatatatttatgtgtgtatgtgtggctcACAATTGTAAATGTgtcatcaaacaattcacatgtggttaaagttaACATTCTTGCcatttatttaagggtatttttatacactttggtttcaccatgtagaaattacagcactttttatacatagcgcCCCCATTTCAGGataccataatgtttgagacatattaatgttatttaaatgaaagtagtcatgtttagtgcTTTGTAGCATATCCTTTAAGAAGTCTGTGATCCATAGATATCACCAGGTGCTgggtatcttctctggtgatgctctgccaggcctgtactgcagccatcttcctctcctgcttgtttcagggccTGGTTGCTTTaggtttctcttcagcatatgaaacacagtttttggctttgaaaaactcctttgttgctttagcagtatgtctgggatcattgtcttggtGTATGGTgcagcaccatccaatgaggaTTTTGCTTGAAattgagcaaaataaaatgaaataaaatgcctctgtacacttcagaattaattccgctgctatcagcagttatatcatcaatgaaggcaagtgagccagtaccagtgacagccatacatgcccaaattCTAACACCTCAAcaccacatttcacagatgggggggtgctttggatcttggccAATTCCATTTGGCCTCCAGACTTTGCTCTGGCcatcacactgatacacattaatattggtctcatctgtccacaatacCTCTTTAAAGCACTTCTTAGTAAACTTTAACCTGGCCTTCCTGATTTGAAGTCTtatgcagacagtagtcactgacacatcacaCCTGCCTCCGGaagtttctgatctgtcagaaaGGTGTTCAGGTGTTTCTCTTCACTATGGTGAGAATTTTTTgttcatcaactgtagaggtcttgcCGAGTCCTTTGTGAATCACCAGAGCTCACcagagctcaccagtgctccctttcttcttaatgattcCAAACAGATAATTTTGATAAGCCTAAATTTTGGACTATGTTCCTGGATGTTTTTCTCAATTGTCAGTctcataatgacttccttgactttcattggcaaaactctggtcctcatgttgccaaatgctaataacagactccaaaggcaaacaGAAACCTAGAATCAATAAATCtggaaagctctcttatacctgcactaaggaagtaACTGAACActcctgactaatcagaaacagctgtaaaaccatttgtcccaaacataatggtgCCATAAAATGGAgagactgtgtataaaaagtgctgtaattgcCACAGGGTGAAACctgtaaaatataaacatatcaTAAAATACCCTTAATCAAAAActtgagaatgtgcactttaaccacatgagagttgtttgattacaaataaaaaattatggagTGCATTGgtacatatatatattggtAAGGATAGTGCTTCACTGCGCTTAAAGATAATACGAATGACAATAAAACTTTTATATTACAATAGATTTGTCATCACTATAGTGAGTAACTGTACTATGAATATTaatgattgaaaatgtatttgcttgtgAAATGCAATATCAATACCATTATGCAGAATTTCGGTGGATTTAATCCTTCTTGTCAtcatatacatgtataaatacaAGCACCATTGAAAATAGCATCATCATTTTATCTGCCTGACATGTGGTCTAAATTTTAAAAGAAGTCTCATTTTTTATCTCAGTGGTGTGCACATTTTCATCTGCAAGAGAGTTTAAGAATTAATTGTGATCACCTCACAAGATCCAA is part of the Anguilla anguilla isolate fAngAng1 chromosome 7, fAngAng1.pri, whole genome shotgun sequence genome and encodes:
- the slc1a1 gene encoding excitatory amino acid transporter 3, with product MMVKKARKAFDFKSCLKKNWLLIATIVSVLLGIGLGVLVREYASLSQLNKYYFGFPGELLMRMLKLVILPLIISSMITGVAALDSEISGRIGLRAVVYYLSTTIIAVILGIALVMTIKPGVSQSADSIDRTGSTPDVSTVDAMLDLVRNMFPENLVQACFQQYKTKRKEIEIDAKSEGNATTITTVTAVMTTIPQENKTLDYKVVGLYSDGTNVLGLIVFCLVFGLVIGKMGEKGRVLVEFFDALNEATMKIVQIIMCYMPVGILFLIAAKIIEVEDWDIFRKLGLYMVTVLSGLAIHSMVCLPVIYFAFVRKNPFTFAWGMVQALVTALMISSSSATLPVTFRCAEENNRIDKRITRFVLPVGATINMDGTALYEAVAAIFIAQLNDYTLDVGQIVTISITATAASIGAAGVPNAGLVTMVIVLTAVGLPANDVTLIVAVDWLLDRFRTMINVLGDAYGAGIVQKLSKKELERMDLTSDVDVVNPFALETTMDDEECEKKSYVNGGFTVDKSDAISFTQTSQF